In a genomic window of Candidatus Stygibacter australis:
- the nuoF gene encoding NADH-quinone oxidoreductase subunit NuoF, which translates to MKFYRSHVLIGIDDTSLSAGVKELEALLRSELQKNNLSDEINILETGTLGLFGTGVSMTVYPDQITYVNLQKEDISEIVTEHFLKGRPVSRLTLKAPLKKHYDFNYKNRIVLENSGKINPEDINDYLAVGGYEAWEKALLNMKPEQIVDEVKASGLRGRGGAGFPTGLKWSFTAPIQGKQKLFVINADEGEPGTFKDRLIMEGDPHKLLEGVMISSFAVGATKAYIYIRGEYKLCISRLEIAIKDAYEYGLLGKNIFESGFDLDIYIKIGAGAYVCGEETALIESMEGNRGNPRSKPPFPGVEGAWKLPTVVNNVETIANVPGIITNGAEWFADYGPEGCNGTKVFTIMGDVNLPGLCEVDMGTSLRTIIDEFGGGIKEGHQFKAALVGGAAGVFLPAERLDVNMDYNSLREYAAVLGSGAILVMDERADIVELLYSVIRFFRHESCGKCSPCANGNEMLYQLISKIRKGEGTEKDFDNMIVIADTMFHTSFCALGQSLVMPVKSALEHFRADFTKKLK; encoded by the coding sequence ATGAAATTTTATCGCAGTCATGTTCTTATCGGTATCGATGACACCTCCCTGTCCGCAGGCGTTAAAGAATTAGAAGCGTTATTACGCAGCGAATTACAGAAAAATAATCTCTCAGATGAGATAAATATTCTGGAAACCGGTACTTTGGGACTTTTCGGTACTGGTGTGAGTATGACGGTATATCCTGATCAGATCACTTATGTGAACCTGCAGAAAGAAGACATTTCTGAAATAGTGACCGAACACTTTTTGAAGGGACGTCCGGTTAGTCGCTTAACCCTTAAAGCTCCTCTTAAAAAACATTATGATTTCAATTATAAAAACAGGATAGTACTGGAAAATTCCGGTAAGATCAATCCAGAAGATATAAATGACTATCTGGCTGTTGGTGGTTATGAAGCCTGGGAAAAAGCCCTGCTGAATATGAAGCCCGAACAGATAGTTGATGAAGTGAAAGCCTCTGGCTTGCGTGGTCGTGGTGGAGCAGGTTTTCCAACAGGTCTCAAATGGTCTTTCACTGCTCCTATTCAGGGGAAGCAGAAATTATTTGTGATCAATGCCGATGAAGGTGAACCGGGAACTTTTAAAGACCGGTTGATCATGGAAGGAGATCCTCACAAACTGCTGGAAGGTGTAATGATATCATCTTTTGCAGTAGGAGCCACTAAAGCATATATTTATATTCGTGGTGAATATAAACTTTGCATTAGTAGACTGGAAATAGCTATCAAAGATGCCTATGAATATGGTCTTTTGGGTAAGAATATCTTTGAAAGCGGTTTTGATCTTGATATTTATATTAAAATCGGTGCTGGAGCTTATGTTTGTGGAGAAGAAACAGCACTTATAGAAAGTATGGAAGGCAATCGCGGTAACCCTCGCAGTAAACCACCATTCCCAGGAGTGGAAGGTGCATGGAAATTACCTACAGTTGTGAATAATGTGGAAACTATTGCCAATGTTCCCGGCATCATTACTAATGGAGCTGAATGGTTTGCCGATTATGGACCGGAAGGTTGTAATGGCACAAAGGTTTTCACTATCATGGGTGACGTGAATCTGCCAGGACTCTGTGAAGTGGATATGGGAACTTCATTGAGAACAATTATTGACGAATTTGGCGGTGGAATAAAAGAAGGGCATCAGTTTAAGGCTGCTCTGGTTGGTGGAGCTGCTGGAGTATTTCTTCCAGCGGAACGCCTTGATGTGAACATGGACTATAACAGCCTGCGTGAATATGCAGCTGTTCTGGGATCAGGTGCCATTCTGGTGATGGATGAAAGAGCAGATATAGTAGAATTGCTTTATTCAGTGATCAGATTTTTCCGTCATGAAAGCTGTGGCAAGTGCTCACCGTGTGCTAATGGAAATGAGATGCTTTATCAATTGATCTCTAAGATCAGAAAAGGTGAAGGAACAGAAAAAGATTTTGATAACATGATAGTTATCGCAGATACCATGTTCCATACATCTTTCTGCGCTTTGGGTCAAAGCCTTGTGATGCCTGTGAAGAGTGCTCTGGAACATTTTAGAGCAGATTTTACTAAAAAATTAAAATAA
- the nuoE gene encoding NADH-quinone oxidoreductase subunit NuoE encodes MYEQIFGKYTPEKENLIYILHEIQDIDPQHYISEETVHQVAEYLNIQPSHIFGVLTFYTMFSTKPRGKNIIRLCESPPCFHRGSENMLIKLAELLNVKIGETTTDGLFTLELCACLGVCGNAPVMMINEDVYGDLTEEKLEKIIKSYKGGE; translated from the coding sequence ATGTACGAACAGATTTTCGGTAAATATACTCCGGAAAAAGAGAATCTCATCTATATATTGCATGAGATCCAGGATATTGACCCCCAGCACTATATCTCAGAAGAAACAGTGCATCAGGTGGCAGAATATCTTAACATTCAACCTTCCCATATTTTCGGTGTGCTGACCTTTTATACCATGTTCAGCACTAAACCTCGCGGTAAGAACATAATCAGATTATGTGAATCCCCACCATGCTTTCATCGTGGTTCCGAAAATATGCTTATCAAACTGGCAGAATTATTGAATGTAAAAATAGGTGAAACCACTACCGACGGGCTGTTTACACTGGAATTATGTGCCTGTTTGGGTGTGTGTGGTAATGCCCCGGTAATGATGATAAATGAAGATGTATATGGTGATCTTACAGAAGAAAAACTGGAAAAAATAATTAAATCATATAAGGGAGGCGAATAA
- a CDS encoding (2Fe-2S) ferredoxin domain-containing protein: MKTLDELRKIREKAQQDMKLRDSDYRFKVVVGMGTSGIAMGARDVMKAILDEVTQRGIKDVIVTQTGEKGLSSMEPVVDVIESGKPAITYGNMDIAKARKVVAEHIVNGRVVNDYVVSTDK, translated from the coding sequence ATGAAGACACTGGATGAATTAAGAAAAATCCGGGAGAAGGCACAACAGGATATGAAGTTACGTGACAGTGACTATCGTTTTAAAGTTGTGGTTGGAATGGGAACTTCCGGGATAGCAATGGGAGCTCGTGATGTGATGAAAGCTATCCTTGATGAAGTAACCCAGCGTGGTATCAAAGATGTCATTGTGACCCAGACAGGTGAAAAAGGATTATCATCAATGGAACCCGTAGTAGATGTAATTGAGAGTGGCAAACCTGCGATAACGTATGGTAATATGGATATTGCCAAAGCAAGAAAAGTCGTGGCAGAACACATAGTTAATGGTCGGGTAGTAAATGACTATGTGGTATCCACAGACAAATAA
- the fdhD gene encoding formate dehydrogenase accessory sulfurtransferase FdhD, producing the protein MDEIRALKEIKKYHNGRFEMLTDLVVREISFTMNVNNCRLVAIACLPENLPALALGFLFSEGLLLNQKEILDSEYFPAENLINFKLDIPEERIQNFFLTGEKTSGCGSTLSSALSGTKKAFSEMKIEAENILQQMRKFQQESALFKQTGGVHSAGLVKDDEIVYYAEDIGRHNAVDKVAGMALMSQSDLTSYYLICSGRISSEIVKKCVRLGIPLIVSQSAVTSEAIRLGWEYKTFLMGFTRGRRFNLYTGIEEDIF; encoded by the coding sequence ATGGATGAGATAAGGGCATTAAAGGAAATTAAGAAATACCACAATGGCAGGTTTGAAATGCTTACCGATCTTGTGGTGCGTGAAATATCTTTCACCATGAATGTGAATAATTGCAGACTGGTAGCAATAGCCTGCTTGCCAGAAAATTTACCGGCTCTGGCATTAGGATTTTTGTTTTCAGAAGGGTTGCTGCTAAATCAAAAAGAAATACTTGATAGTGAATATTTTCCAGCAGAAAACCTGATCAATTTTAAACTGGATATCCCAGAAGAGAGAATACAAAACTTCTTTCTGACTGGGGAAAAAACTTCTGGTTGCGGTTCTACATTATCCTCTGCCCTATCGGGGACCAAAAAGGCTTTCTCTGAGATGAAAATTGAGGCTGAAAATATTTTACAGCAGATGCGCAAATTTCAGCAGGAATCTGCTCTATTCAAGCAAACTGGAGGAGTACATAGTGCCGGGCTTGTGAAAGATGATGAGATTGTGTATTATGCAGAGGATATAGGCAGACATAATGCTGTGGATAAAGTGGCTGGCATGGCTCTGATGAGCCAGAGTGATTTGACGAGTTATTATCTGATCTGCAGTGGCAGGATATCATCCGAAATCGTCAAGAAATGCGTAAGACTTGGTATTCCGCTCATTGTATCACAATCAGCAGTAACTTCTGAGGCTATACGTCTGGGTTGGGAATATAAAACTTTTCTAATGGGTTTTACCCGGGGTAGAAGATTTAATCTTTATACTGGGATTGAAGAGGATATTTTTTAG
- a CDS encoding molybdenum cofactor guanylyltransferase, which translates to MKIKNITAVILAGGKNTRIQREKSLIKIQGNYLIDKQVTLLESIFENIIISTSKEAIISRFPSLQIVKDEFINCGPLGGIHAAMKYAHTDAVFVFACDMPYLNANVILRQIAVYRNSMLDILVPKHAEGIEPLHAIYSTANLPFLEECLKKGNYSVRSFYARSKAGFLDFETRYINNFYNINTQRDLQKIV; encoded by the coding sequence ATGAAAATAAAAAATATAACCGCAGTAATTCTTGCTGGTGGAAAAAATACCAGGATCCAGCGGGAGAAATCTCTGATCAAGATCCAGGGGAATTACCTGATCGATAAACAGGTGACGCTTTTGGAGAGCATCTTTGAAAATATTATTATCTCTACCAGTAAAGAAGCAATTATAAGCAGATTTCCCTCTCTGCAGATTGTGAAAGATGAATTTATCAATTGTGGTCCTCTGGGAGGAATTCATGCTGCCATGAAATATGCTCACACTGATGCAGTTTTTGTGTTCGCCTGCGATATGCCCTATCTGAACGCAAATGTGATACTTCGCCAGATTGCTGTATATCGAAACAGTATGTTAGATATCCTGGTTCCTAAACATGCTGAAGGAATCGAACCGTTACATGCTATTTATTCCACGGCAAATCTGCCGTTTCTGGAAGAATGTCTAAAAAAGGGTAATTATTCTGTGCGTAGTTTTTATGCCAGATCAAAAGCTGGCTTTCTTGATTTCGAAACCAGATATATAAATAATTTCTATAATATTAATACTCAAAGAGATCTGCAGAAAATAGTCTAA
- a CDS encoding formate/nitrite transporter family protein — translation MNNFLTPKELSNAFIGVSKAKAGNSIIKLFVLGILAGVFIGFAAHLATVVGTGWTIGGTTALFGLKKFFIGAVFSVGLMLVIIPGSELWTGNNLMMIGLMNKDITLGQLLRNWVIVYFGNIVGSIFLAWMIAQMSGLTGGDVGGSAINIAYGKVAATVDGGASHNLMYFFRAIGCNWLVCLAVMMAVAAKDIGGKIFAIFFPIMAFVTSGFEHAIANMYFIPAGIFSQSFPKAVEASGKSADLLAKLNWGTFFTENLISVTLGNFVGGGILCAMVYWWIYVKKSK, via the coding sequence ATGAATAATTTTTTAACACCCAAAGAATTATCCAATGCGTTTATTGGGGTAAGCAAGGCAAAGGCTGGTAACAGCATTATCAAACTGTTTGTACTCGGTATTTTAGCTGGAGTATTCATCGGTTTCGCTGCTCATCTTGCCACTGTTGTGGGTACTGGCTGGACTATTGGTGGAACAACAGCTTTATTCGGGCTGAAGAAATTCTTCATCGGTGCTGTATTCTCAGTGGGGCTTATGCTCGTTATAATTCCTGGTTCAGAACTTTGGACTGGTAATAACCTGATGATGATTGGTTTAATGAATAAGGACATCACGCTCGGTCAGCTTCTGCGTAACTGGGTTATTGTTTATTTTGGAAACATTGTAGGTTCTATATTCCTTGCCTGGATGATTGCTCAAATGAGTGGTTTAACCGGTGGTGATGTTGGTGGATCAGCTATTAATATCGCTTATGGCAAAGTTGCTGCTACTGTAGATGGTGGAGCTTCTCATAACTTGATGTATTTCTTTAGAGCTATTGGTTGTAACTGGCTGGTATGCCTCGCTGTTATGATGGCTGTTGCTGCCAAAGATATTGGCGGAAAAATTTTTGCTATCTTCTTCCCGATCATGGCTTTTGTAACTTCTGGATTTGAGCATGCTATCGCGAATATGTATTTTATCCCTGCCGGTATCTTCTCTCAATCATTTCCAAAAGCTGTAGAAGCTTCAGGAAAGTCTGCTGATCTTTTAGCTAAACTTAACTGGGGTACATTCTTTACTGAGAACCTGATTTCAGTTACTCTTGGTAACTTTGTAGGTGGTGGAATTTTGTGTGCTATGGTTTACTGGTGGATTTACGTTAAAAAATCTAAGTAA